The Microbacter sp. GSS18 genome has a segment encoding these proteins:
- the coaE gene encoding dephospho-CoA kinase: protein MPLIALTGGIASGKSTIARRLAEHGAVIVDADQIVRDVQQPGSPVLEAIAETFGRAMLHRDGSLDRAALGGAVFGDAEAVARLNAIVHPAVRAESARRFAEAFGADPDAVVVYDVPLLVEARVDDPWDLIVVAHAPAEERARRLVELRGLSADDASARLASQVSDDARLAVADVVIDTAATLDDTRRQVDELWQRLPALIADRG from the coding sequence ATGCCCCTCATCGCCCTCACCGGAGGCATCGCCTCCGGCAAATCGACGATCGCGCGACGGCTCGCCGAGCACGGCGCCGTGATCGTGGATGCGGATCAGATCGTCCGCGACGTCCAGCAGCCCGGATCGCCGGTGCTGGAGGCGATCGCCGAGACTTTCGGCCGCGCGATGCTGCATCGGGACGGCTCGCTCGACCGCGCCGCATTGGGTGGCGCGGTCTTCGGCGACGCCGAGGCCGTCGCGCGCCTGAACGCCATCGTGCATCCCGCCGTGCGGGCCGAATCGGCCCGGCGGTTCGCGGAGGCGTTCGGGGCGGATCCGGATGCCGTCGTCGTGTACGACGTCCCGCTGCTCGTCGAGGCGCGCGTCGACGATCCGTGGGATCTGATCGTGGTGGCGCACGCCCCCGCCGAGGAACGTGCGCGCCGCCTGGTGGAGCTGCGCGGCCTCAGCGCGGACGACGCATCCGCTCGACTCGCCTCGCAGGTGTCCGATGACGCCAGGCTGGCGGTGGCCGATGTCGTGATCGACACCGCGGCGACCCTCGACGACACCCGCCGTCAGGTCGACGAGCTGTGGCAGCGGCTTCCCGCGCTCATCGCGGACCGCGGCTGA
- a CDS encoding DUF4126 domain-containing protein, with protein MVEFLVGTGLATAAGLNAWMPLLVLGLADRLLPAVTVPEPWAWLSSDIALWIMGALLVVEIVADKIPAVDSVNDAIQTFIRPASGGIVFGAGASAETLRVEDPAAFFTETAWAPIVTGIVIALAVHGVKATVRPAANVATGGLAAPVLSAVEDVSSFVLAVLAIVLPVLAVALIVAAAIAVAVVLRRRRRRRSGQRARSAA; from the coding sequence GTGGTGGAGTTCCTCGTCGGCACGGGTCTGGCGACGGCGGCCGGGCTCAACGCCTGGATGCCGCTGCTCGTGCTGGGGCTGGCCGACCGGCTTCTGCCCGCGGTGACGGTGCCGGAGCCCTGGGCGTGGCTCTCGAGCGACATCGCCCTGTGGATCATGGGCGCACTGCTGGTCGTCGAGATCGTCGCCGACAAGATCCCCGCCGTCGACTCCGTCAACGACGCGATACAGACCTTCATCCGTCCCGCGTCGGGAGGCATCGTGTTCGGTGCAGGCGCGAGCGCCGAGACGTTGCGCGTGGAAGATCCGGCGGCCTTCTTCACCGAGACGGCGTGGGCGCCGATCGTCACCGGCATCGTGATCGCGCTCGCGGTGCACGGCGTCAAGGCCACCGTGCGTCCCGCCGCCAACGTTGCGACGGGGGGCCTGGCGGCACCGGTCCTCAGCGCCGTCGAGGACGTGTCGTCCTTCGTCCTCGCCGTGCTCGCGATCGTCCTGCCCGTGCTGGCTGTTGCGCTGATCGTCGCTGCGGCCATCGCGGTCGCCGTCGTGCTCCGGCGCCGGCGACGACGACGATCCGGCCAGAGGGCCCGATCGGCCGCGTGA